GATTTCGAAACCGAGGCGCTGCCGGGCGCCCTGCCGCAGGGCATGAACTCGCCGCAGAAATGCAATTACGGGCTCTACGGCGAACAGCTCTCGGGCACCGCCTTTACCGCGGAAAGCACCGAGCGCACCTGGTGCTACCGCATCCGGCCCAGCGTGAAACATTCGCACCGCTACGAAAAGATCGACCTGCCCTACTGGAAATCGGCGCCCAACGTGGACCCGGACGTGATCAGCCTGGGCCAGTATCGCTGGGATCCGGTCCCGACGACCGACCGGCCGCTGACCTGGCTCACGGGGATGCGCACGATGACCACCGCCGGGGACGTGAATACGCAGGTGGGCATGGCCAGCCATATCTACCTGGTCACCGAATCGATGGTGGACGATTATTTCTTTTCCGCCGACAGCGAATTGCTGGTGGTGCCGCAGGAAGGCCGGCTGCGGTTTGCGACCGAGCTGGGCATCATCGACCTGGAGCCCAAGGAAATCGCGATCATCCCGCGCGGGCTGGTCTATCGGGTCGAGCTGCTGGACGGTCCGGCGCGCGGATTCGTCTGCGAGAATTACGGCCAGAAATACGAACTGCCCGGCCGCGGCCCGATCGGGGCCAACTGCATGGCCAATCGGCGCGACTTCAAGACGCCGGTCGCCGCCTTCGAGGATCGCGAGGTACCGTCCACCGTCACCGTCAAATGGTGCGGCCAGTTCCACCGCACCGGGATCGGGCAATCGCCGCTCGATGTGGTGGCGTGGCATGGCAACTATGCCCCGTGCAAATACGACCTGCGCGACTATTGCCCGATCGGGGCGATCCTGTTCGACCACCCCGACCCGTCGATCTTTACCGTGCTGACCGCGCCTTCCGGCGTACCGGGCACGGCGAATATCGATTTCGTGCTGTTCCGCGAACGCTGGATGGTGATGGAAGACACGTTCCGGCCGCCCTGGTATCACAAGAACATCATGTCCGAACTGATGGGCAACATCTATGGCCAGTACGATGCCAAGCCGCAGGGCTTTGTCCCCGGCGGCATGAGCCTGCACAACATGATGCTGCCGCACGGGCCGGACAAGAACGCTTTTGAAGGCGCGTCGAATGCCGATCTGAAACCGGAAAAGCTCGACAACACGATGTCCTTCATGTTCGAAACCCGGTTCCCGCAGCACCTGACCGCCTTTGCCGCCGACGAGGCGCCGCTGCAGGACGACTACATCGATTGCTGGTCCGATATCGACAAGAAGTTCGACGGCACGCCCGGAAGGAAGTAACAGGGAGTGAGGGGGCGCTGCCCCCTCTGCGCCTCTGGCGCATTCACCCCCGGAGTTTTTCGGGCAAGATGAAGGGGCGGGGCGCGCGCGACCGCCAGCAAGGGGATCACCGATGCCGTTGATGAAATCCTGGGTCGACTCCGCCAACGCGGCGGATCATCCGTTTCCGCTGAACAACCTGCCCTATGGCGTGTTTTCCACCCCGGGCAGCGACCCGCGCTGCGGGGTGGCGATCGGGGACATGATCCTCGACATGGCCGCCGCGGAGGATGCAGGCCTGGTCGATCCGGGCACCGGCCCGCTGTTCGACGTGCCGTTCTGGAACGAGGTGATGGAGGAAGGCCCCGAGATCTGGACCGCCCTGCGCGACCGGCTGACCGCGATCCTGTCCGAAGGCAGCGCCGACCGGGCCGCGGCCGAGCCGTTGCTGGTGGCGCAGGCCGATGCCGAGATGCACCTGCCGTTCCTGGTGTCGGAATACACCGATTTCTATGCCGGTCGCCATCACGCCTTCAACGTGGGCACCATGTTCCGCGGCGCGGAAAACGCGCTGCCGCCGAACTGGCTGCATATTCCCATCGGCTATAACGGTCGCGCCTCGTCGGTGGTCGTTTCGGGCACCCCGGTCCGCCGTCCCTGGGGCCAGATCAAGGGTCCGGACGACGATCTGCCCCGTTTCGCCCCCTGCGCCCGGTTCGACATCGAGCTGGAAATGGGCGCGGTCGTGGGGCAGCCCTCGGACGGACCGGTGACGGTGGCCGAGGCGGATGCGATGATCTTTGGCTATGTGCTGCTGAACGACTGGTCGGCGCGCGACATCCAGGCCTGGGAATACCAGCCGCTCGGCCCGTTCCAGGCCAAGGCCACCGCCACCTCGATTTCGCCCTGGATTGTGACCCGCGCGGCGCTGGAGCCGTTCCGGTGCGACACGCCCGCGCGCGAGTTCGAACTGCTCGATCACCTCAAGGATTGCGGGCCGATGCTCTATGACATCGACCTGTCGGTGACGCTCGCGCCCGAAGGCGGCGCTCAGACCACCATCGCGCGCACCAACTACCGCGAGATGTACTACTCCGCCGCGCAGCAACTGGCGCATCACTCCACCTCGGGCTGCCCGATGAACCCCGGCGACCTGCTCGGGTCGGGCACCATTTCGGGTCCGACGAAACCGGAGCGCGGCAGCCTGCTGGAACTGAGCTGGGGCGGCAGGGAACCGATCACGCTGGACGGCGGTCAGACCCGCAGCTTCGTCGAGGATGGCGACACGCTGACGCTGCAGGGCGCGGCGCGTGGCGACGGCTACACCATCGGCTTCGGCACCTGCACCGGCAAGGCGCTGGCCGCGCTCGATGATCCCTACGCGCGCTGATCCGCCTTCCTCTTGCCATAAATATCCCCGCCGGAGGCTCCCGCACGGTGTCCCCGGCGCAACCGTCAGAAAAGGAAGCGCCACATGGCCAAGGCATTCGCATCCCAGGGCGACCTGACCGAAAAGGAAATCAGCTTCACCGAAATCGGCGAGGGTCTCTATGCCTTCACCGCCGAGGGTGATCCCAATTCCGGCGTCATCATCGGCGACGACAGCGTGATGATCGTCGAGGCGCAGGCGACCCCCCGGCTGGCGCGCAAGGTGATCGACTGTGTCCGTTCCGTCACCGACAAGCCGATCAGCCATGTGGTTCTGACCCATTACCACGCGGTGCGCGTTCTGGGCGCCTCGGCCTTCGGCGCGAGCCAGGTGGTGATGTCGGAAAAGGCGCGGTCGATGGTGGTCGAGCGCGGGCAGGAGGACTGGGACAGCGAGTTCGACCGCTTTCCACGGCTGTTCCAGGGGCACGAGGAAATTCCCGGCCTGACCTGGCCCACCACCACGTTCGAGGGGCGCATGTCGATCTACCTGGGCAACCGGCGCGTCGACCTGATGCAGCCGGGCCGTGCCCACACGGCAGGAGATATCGTGGTCTATGTGCCCGACCAGAACGTGATGTTCACCGGCGACATCGTCGAGTATCACAGCGCCTGCTATTGCGGCGACGGCCATTTCCACGACTGGCCGCGCACGCTCGAGGCGATCCGCCGCTTCGATCTCGATGCCATCGCGCCGGGGCGCGGCGATGCGCTGGTGGGCAGGGACATGGTCAATGCCGCGCTCGATCTGACCGGCGACTTCATCCGTTCCACCTATCGTCCGGCGGCGCGCGTCGCGCTGCGCGGCGGGTCGCTGAAGGATGCCTGGGACGCGGTGCGCGCGGAATGCGACCCCAAGTTCAGCGACTACGCGATCTACGAACATTGTCTGCCCTTCAACGTCGCCCGCGCCTATGACGAAGCGCGCGACATCGATACCCCTCGCATCTGGACCGCCCAGCGCGACAAGGACATGTGGGAAGCACTGCAGGGCTAAGCAATATCGGGTGGTCACGCCTTGATCCGCATCATGGCGCATACCCGGCGCGGCGGCGAACATCTTCGCAGCGTCACACTGACAGGGAGAAAATCATGGCCTATGACTACACCCCTTTCGAATACGTCGCGCCGCCCGGCCTGACCGCAACGGAACCGCGCCACAAGGTCGCCATCGTCGGTGCCGGCCCGATCGGGCTGGCCATGGCCATCGACCTCGCGCTGCGCGGGGTTGCCTCGGTGGTGCTGGACGACAACAACGTGGTGTCGGTGGGCAGCCGCGCGATCTGCTGGTCCAAGCGGGCGCTGGAAATCTTCGACCGGCTGGGCGTCGGCACCCGAATGCTGGACAAGGGCGTGACCTGGCGGGTCGGGCGCAATTTCCACGGCGATGACGAGGTCTACAGTTTCGACCTGCTGCCCGAGGAAGGCCACAAATACCCGGCCTTCATCAACCTGCAACAATATCACGTCGAGCAATACCTGGTCGACCGCGCCCGCGAATTTCCCGACCTGATCGACCTGCGGTTCAACAACAAGGTGGTCGGCCATGACGACCGTGGCGACCATGTGCGGCTGGAGGTGGAAACCCCCGACGGGCCTTACAGCATCGAGGCCGAATATTACATTGCCTGCGACGGCGCCGGATCGGCCACCCGCACCCGGATGGGGCTGGATTTCACCGGCCAGACCTTCGAGGAACAGTTCCTGATCGCCGATATCGAGATGGAGGACAGCCCCTTTGGCGACGAGGACGTTCCCGAACGCTGGTTCTGGTTCGATCCGCCCTTTCACCCCGGAAAATCGGCGCTGCTGCACATGCAGCCCGACAATATCTATCGCATCGACCTGCAGCTCGATCCGGGGGCCGACGCCGGCGAAGAGGTGAAAGAGGAAAAGGTGATCCCCCGGATCAAGGCAATCGTGGGGGACAAGCCGTTCCGGTTCGACTGGCTCAGCGTCTACAAGTTCCGCTGCATCAAGCTGGACCGGTTCGTGCATGGCCGGGTGATCTTTGCCGGCGACAGCGCCCATGTGGTCAGCCCGTTCGGGGCGCGCGGCGGCAATGGCGGCATCCAGGATATCGACAACCTGGGCTGGAAACTGGCCGCCGTGCTGGCCGGCGACGCGCCGCGCGCATTGCTGGACACCTATGACGAGGAACGGTCGCACGGCTCGGCCGAGAACATCCTGAACTCGGCCCGGTCGACCAATTTCATGACGCCGAAAACGCCGATCAAGGCGCTGTTCAGGGCCGAGGCGCTGCGGCTGGCCCATGACCAGCCCTTTGCGCGCAAGCTGCTGAATTCGGGACGGCTGAGCCTGCCCTGTTCGCTCGAGGGGATGGCGTTGCAGACGCCGGGCAGCGCACAGGTGCCGCCGGGATCGGCGATGCCGGACGCGCCGCTGCATGGCCCGGATGGCGACAGCTGGCTGCTGGACGAGGTGCAGGGCAGCTTCACGCTGGTGGGCTTCGGCGACGTGATCCTGCCCGACGTGCCGGGGCTGCGCCGCATCGGCATCAACCATCGTGCCGACTATCCCTGTTTCATCGCCACCAACCGCCACGCGCTGCGCCGCTATGGCGACGGGCGCACCTACCTGTTCCGCCCCGATGGCCATGTCTGCGCGGTTTTCGGCAACCAGCCCACCGCCGCCGAGGTGATCACTGCCCGCGACCGCGCGCTGGGCGCGGACCTGCCGCAGGACGACAACGAGGAGACCGCCGCATGACCGCCGACGCCCCCGTGATCACGCCGGACCGGCTCAACCCGGACCATGACGATTTCTATGCTGCGCTGATGCAGGTCCATGACGGGCTGGACGAGGCCGCGAGCCACGCGCTTAACGCACGCCTGGTGCTGATGATGGCCAACCGGATCGGCGATGTGGACGCGCTGCGCGAATTGCTGGAAACCGCCCGGAGCTATTCCGATGCCTGAGACGGTGCTCTACGACTACTGGCGGTCCTCGGCCAGCTACCGGGTGCGGATCGCGCTGAACCTCGCCGGGATCGACTGGCGTGCGGTACCGGTGGACCTTGTCAAAGGCGAACACCGGGCGCCCGAACACCTGGCGCGCAACCCGCAGGGCCTCGTGCCGGTGCTCGAGATCGACGGGCTGCGGCTGACCCAGTCGCTGGCGATCCTCGACTATCTCGACCGCACCCGCGACCTGGGGCTCCTGCCCGGCGATCCGGCGGAACGGGCGCGGGTCCAGGCGCTGGCCCACGCAATCGCGGTCGACATCCACCCGGTCTGCAACCTGTCGGTGGCCAGCCATGCGGCCGCGCTCACCACCGATCCCGAAGCCACGCGCAAGGGCTGGATGCAACGGTTCATCCGCCCCGGCCTGCAAGCCTTCGAAACCCTGCTGGGGCAGTTCGAACAGGCGCCCTATTGCTGCGGGGAAACGCCGGGGCTGGCCGATCTGTGCCTCGTGCCGCAGCTCTACAACGCGCGCCGGTGGGAGGTTCGGATCGACGATCTGCCGCGCCTGCTGGCCGCCGACGCGGCCTGCGCCCGGCACCACGCCTTTGACGCCGCCCGGCCCGACGCCTGCAAGCCGGGTAACTAAGCCGCCGCGCCAACCCTTGGCATCGACGCCAAATCCGGCCAAGGATGCCCCGGCTGGCAACAGCGGCACGTCAACGGCAGGGGGTCATCGCATGAAACGTATCCTGATCACCGGAACCGCCGGGTTCATCGGCTTCCACCTCGCCCGGCTGCTGCTGGACGACGGGATGCAGGTGCATGGCATCGACGGGATGACCGATTACTACGATGTCACGCTGAAACGGCGGCGGCACCAGATCCTGCACCAGAAGCCGGGCTTTTCCGCCACCGAAACGATGCTGGAAGACGCGGAGGCGATCATGCGGGCTGCGCGCGATTTTGCCCCCGACGCGATCGTGCATCTCGCCGCGCAGGCGGGTGTGCGCTATTCGCTGGAACAGCCCCGGTCCTATGTCGACAGCAACATCACCGGCACTTTCAACGTGATGGAGGCCGCGCGGGAGCTACGGGTGCAACACCTGCTGATGGCCTCGACCTCGTCGGTCTATGGCGCCAATACCGATATCCCCTATCGCGAGACCGACAAGGCCGACCTGCCCCTGACCATCTATGCCGCGACCAAGAAGGCGACCGAGGCGATGGGCCATTCCTATGCCCACCTGCACGACCTGCCGACCACCATGTTCAGGTTCTTCACCGTTTACGGACCGTGGGGACGGCCCGACATGGCCTATTTCAAGTTCACCCGCGCGATCCTCGACGGCCAGCCCATCGACATCTACAACCACGGCGACATGTATCGCGATTTCACCTATGTCGACGACCTGGTGCGCGGCATCCGCCTGCTGATCGACGCGGTGCCGCACCGCCCCGAGCCCGCCGCGGCCATCCCCGAGGGCGACAGCCTGTCGCCGGTGGCGCCCTATCGCATCGTCAATATCGGCAATTCGCGCAAGGTGCGGCTGCTCGATTTCGTCGAGGCGATCGAGGCCGAGCTGGGGCGCAAGGCCACGCGCAACATGATGGACATGCAACCCGGTGACGTGCCCGCCACCTGGGCCGACGCGACCCTGCTGCGGACGCTCACCGGCTATGCCCCGACGACCGAATTCCGCGAGGGCATCGCGCATTTCGTCGCTTGGTATCGCGACTATTACGGCAAATAGACCGCCGCGTTCGGGTGCCGCACCCGCCAAAAGGGACCGGGCAGAGGTTTCCCCCTGCCCGGCCCATCGCGTTCATCCGGCTGCAACCGGTCAGTGAACCACCGCATCATCCGGCGCGCGACGGTCCGACGTGCCGACCCGGTCGCCGATGATCAGCCCGTCCGCACCGGCCGTCACCGGAACGGTCGATCCGTCCAGCACCTCGCCGGCCAGCAGCATCTCGGCCAGCGGGTTCTGCAGCGCCCGCTGGATCACCCGCTTGAGCGGCCGCGCCCCGAACACCGGGTCATAGCCTTCATCGGCCAGCCATTTGAGCGCGCCGTCATCCAGCTCCAGCGTGATCTTGCGCCCAGCCAGGCGGCGGGCCAGCCGCGCCATCTGGATTTCGACGATGCCATCCATATCGGCCCGCGTCAGCCGGTCGAAGATGATCGTTTCATCCAGCCGGTTGAGGAATTCGGGACGGAAATGGGCCCGCACCGCATCCATCACGTCGCGCCGCGCATCGGCGGCATCGGCGCCCTCGGGCAGCTGGCTCAGCGCCTGCGCCCCCAGGTTCGAGGTCAGCACGATCAGCGTCTGCTTGAAATCGACCGTGCGCCCCTGCCCGTCGGTCAGCACCCCGTCATCGAGCACCTGCAACAGCACGTTGAACACGTCCGGATGCGCCTTTTCGACCTCGTCGAACAGCACCACCTGGTAGGGCCTGCGCCGCACCGCTTCGGTCAGCACGCCGCCTTCGTCATAGCCGACATAGCCTGGAGGCGCGCCGATCAGGCGGGCGACGCTGTGTTTCTCCATGAACTCGGACATGTCGATGCGCACCATCGCGTTGTCGTCGTCGAACAGGAAACTCGCCACCGCCTTGGTCAGTTCGGTCTTGCCGACACCGGTTGGCCCGAGGAACAGGAACGACCCCAGCGGGCGGTTCTCGTCGTTGAGCCCCGCACGCGCCCGGCGCACCGCGTTGGCCACCGAGCGCACGGCGGCATTCTGCCCGATCACGCGGGCATGCAGCTCGTCCTCCATGCGCAACAGCTTCTCGCGTTCGCCTTCCAGCATCTTCGCGGTCGGGATCCCGGTCCAGCGCTCGACCACCGCGGCGATCTGTTCCGGGCGCACCGCCTCTTCGACCATCAGCCCGCTGTTCTCGCGGCCCTCGGCATCGGCCAGCTGCTTCTCCAGCCCCGGAATGATGCCGTAGGACAGCTCACCGGCCTTGGCCAGGTTGCCTTCGCGCTTGGCGATCTCCAGTTCGGCACGCGCCTTGTCCAGCTGTTCCTTGAGGTCGCGCGCACCGGCCAGCTTGTCCCGCTCGGCCTGCCATTGCGCGGTCATTCCGGCGCTGCGTTCCTGCAACCCGGCCAGGTCCTTCTGCAAGGTCTCCAGCCGGTCGCGGCTTGCCGCGTCATCCTCGCGCTTGAGCGCCTCTTCCTCGATCTGCATCTGCAGGATCTGTCGGTCGAGCTGGTCCAGTTCCTCGGGTTTGCTGTCCACCTCCATGCGCAGGCGGCTGGCGGCCTCGTCGACGAGGTCGATGGCCTTGTCCGGCAGGAACCGGTCGGTGATGTAGCGATGCGACAGGTTCGCCGCCGCCACCAGCGCCGAATCCGAGATCCGCACCCCGTGGTGGAGTTCGTATTTCTCCTTGATGCCGCGCAGGATCGAGATCGTGTCCTCCTCGGTCGGCTCCTGCACGATCACGGGCTGGAACCGGCGGGCGAGTGCCGCGTCCTTTTCGACATATTTGCGGTATTCGTCCAGCGTGGTAGCCCCGATGCAGTGCAGTTCGCCCCGCGCCAGCGCCGGCTTGATCAGGTTGGCCGCATCCATCGCGCCATCGGCCTTGCCCGCGCCCACCAACGTGTGCATCTCGTCGATGAACAGGATGATTTCACCGGCCGCCGCGGTAACCTCGTTCAGCACCGCCTTGAGCCGTTCCTCGAATTCGCCGCGATATTTCGCGCCCGCGATCAGCGCCCCCATGTCGAGCGCGAGCAGTTTCTTGTCGCGCAGGCTTTCGGGAACGTCGCCGTTGATGATCCGCAGCGCCATGCCCTCGGCGATGGCGGTCTTGCCGACGCCGGGTTCGCCGATCAGCACCGGGTTGTTCTTGGTCCGGCGGCTCAGCACCTGCATCGAGCGGCGGATTTCCTCGTCGCGCCCGATGATCGGGTCGATCTTGCCCTCGGCGGCGGCCTGGGTCAGGTCGCGCGCGTATTTCTTCAGCGCCTCATAGCTGTCTTCGGCGGTGGCGCTGTCGGCGGTGCGGCCCTTGCGGATATCGTTGATCGCCCCGTTCAGCGATTGGGCGCTGACATTGCCCGCCTCCAGCGCGGTTTTCGCGGGCGATTTCACCATGCAGAGCGCCATCAGCACCCGTTCGACCGGTACGAAGCTGTCGCCGGCCTTGTCGGCCAGCTTTTCGGCCTCGGCCAGCACCCGGCCGGTCGCGCTGTCCATGTAGATCTGGCCGACATCGCCGCTGACCTGCGGGATTTTCTCCATCGCCAGGTCCAGCGCCTCGACCACGCGGGCGGGCACGCCGCCCGAGCGGGCGATCAGGTTGCTGGCCAGCCCCTGGTCGTCATCCAGCAGCGCCTTGAGCAGATGTTCGGGTTTCAGGGCCTGGTGGCCTTCGCGCATCGCAATCGTCTGCGCCGCCTGCACGAAACCGCGTGCACGCTCAGTGAACTTGTTCAAGTCCATCGTTCTCTCCTTTTCAAGCGCCCGTTCCTGCCGGTGCCCGCTGGGCGGCACACCGGCGCTGAGCCTTGGAACTGATTTGGGGACCGCAGCCGCCGCTTCAAGGGTTCGGGGACGGAAAAGCACATGAAATCACGACAATGGGCCGCGACCCCGCCGCGCGGCCCGCTGGACAGGCTGGCCCGCCGCCCCTATCCTGCCGCCGTGGCCAGTCTTGCCGACATCCGGTCCCGATCCTCCTGGGGCAACATCTGCGAAGGCCAGCTCCAGCATGCCGGGCTGGCTGTGCTGCTGACCGTAGGTGCGCTGTCGCTGCTCGCGGCCCCGGCCGAGGCACCCACCCTGCTGCGGCTGACCTCTGCCGGCTGGGCGCATCTGTCGATCGCCCTTGCGCTGGTCCATCAGGTCATCGTGGCCCTGGGTTTCCGGCTGCAACTGCATCGCAACCTGCTGACCCGCCTGCTGGGCGACCGAGACATGGCCGTCTGGCGTGCTGTATTCATGCCGCTGTTGCTGACGCGGCCTGTGACCGTGCTGCTGACCGGCTGGGCGGATACCACGCCCGTCACCGGCCATCGCGCCCCCGAAATCCTGCTTGGCGCAGCCCTGCTCGGCCTGTCCGGCTGGGCGCTGCATTCGGTGCTCGTTCACTTCACCCTGACCCGCGCCCTGGGCGGCGACCATTTCCGCGAAGAGATCGCCCGCCTGCCGCTGGTGCGCGGGGGGATCTATCGCCACACGCAGAACGCGATGTACGGCGTCGCCTTCCTCGGGCTCTGGGGCATTGCGCTGGCGCTGGGATCCTGGAACGCGCTGGTGGTTGCGCTGTTCCAGCATTGTTACATCTGGGTGCATATGTATTGCACCGAAAAACCCGACATGGAGTGGATCTATGGCCATTGTCCGGAATTGCAGCCGGGCGGTTCCGCCGCTACAGAACCCTGACCCCCAAGGAACCGGAGCCCCGCACATGTCCGATGACCGCCTGATCGTCGCCCTCGATGTCGCCAACGCCCTGCAGGGGCTCGAAATCGCCGAGGCGCTCGGCGATGCGGTCGGGTTCTACAAGATCGGATTGGGGATGCTGACCGGGGGCGGGCTGGCGCTGGCCAACGAACTCAAGCAGGAACACGGCAAGCGCATCTTTCTGGACATGAAACTGTTCGACATCTCCAACACCGTGGAAAACGCGGTGCGCGGGCTTGCCCAGTTCGACCTCGATTTCCTGACCGTGCATGGCGACCCGCATGTGGTGCGCGCCGCCAGGCAGGGCGCCGCGGGCAAGGATCTGAAGATCCTCGCCGTCACCGTGCTCACCTCGCTCGACCGGGCCGATCTGGACGCGGCGATGATGAAACCGGGCGACCTGACCGAGATCGCGCTGGAACGGGCGGCCCGGGCGTTCGAGGCCGGTGCCGATGGCGTCATCTCGAGCCCGCAGGAAGCCGCCGCGATCCGCGCGCTGCCGCAGGCCGACGGACGGCTGATCGTCACCCCCGGCGTGCGCCCCGAAGGCGCGGCACATGGCGATCAGAAACGCATCGCCACGCCGGCGGGCGCCCTGGCGGCCGGTGCCGACCATATCGTCGTGGGCCGTCCGGTCTATCAGGCCGACGATCCCGCCGCGGCCGCGCGGGCGATCCTGTCGGGGTTGCCGGACCGCTGAGAACCCCGCGATACCATGTGTCTCGAAAAGCACAGCGGGCAGAAGTTTACCTTAGGTCAGGAAAACCGGACTGTGATCGATACGGGTGTTGGGCGAGACTGGGACCGTGACACTCCCCCGACGAACTTTTTCTTCCTGTGGTTCGTCACCTCCCCCCGCTGATGCAGCGGGGGGTCTTTCGTGAAACACCCGGCATCCGCATTCCCGGCCCGGCGCCGCTGCGCTAGGATCGGGTCACGGAACAATCGTGGATTCCCCCGTCATGCCCGCCCTGTGCCGCGACTGCCTGACCCCGTTCGACGATGCCCGGCGCTGCCCCGCCTGCCGCAGCCCGCGCATCATCGCGCATCCCGAACTGTTCGACCTGACCATCGCGCATATGGATTGCGATGCCTTCTATGCCTCGGTCGAAAAGCGTGACAATCCGGACCTTGCCGACCGCCCGGTGATCATCGGCGGCGGGCGGCGCGGCGTGGTTTCCACCGCCTGCTATGTCGCGCGCATCCGTGGCGTGCGCTCGGCGATGCCGATGTTCCAGGCGCTGAAACTCTGCCCCGACGCGGTGGTGATCAAGCCGCGCATGTCGGTCTATGCCGATATCTCGAAACGCATCCGCGCGATGATGGCGGACCTGACCCCGGCGGTCGAGCCGCTGTCGCTGGACGAGGCGTTCATGGACCTGTCCGGCACAAGGCGCCTGCATGGCGCTCCGCCCGCGGTGATGCTGGCGCGGCTGGTGCGGCGGATGCATGACGAACTGGGCCTCACCGGCTCGATTGGGCTGTCGCACAACAAGTTCCTGGCCAAGGTCGCGTCGGACCTGGACAAGCCGCGCGGCTATTCGGTGATCGGCAAGGCGGAAACGGCGGGGTTCCTGCACGACCGGCCCGTGCGTCTGATCTGGGGGATCGGACCGGCGGCGCAGGAGGCGCTCGA
This is a stretch of genomic DNA from Pukyongiella litopenaei. It encodes these proteins:
- the hmgA gene encoding homogentisate 1,2-dioxygenase, encoding MNRPTDPHSFTQASSPTGTTPGYMPGFGNDFETEALPGALPQGMNSPQKCNYGLYGEQLSGTAFTAESTERTWCYRIRPSVKHSHRYEKIDLPYWKSAPNVDPDVISLGQYRWDPVPTTDRPLTWLTGMRTMTTAGDVNTQVGMASHIYLVTESMVDDYFFSADSELLVVPQEGRLRFATELGIIDLEPKEIAIIPRGLVYRVELLDGPARGFVCENYGQKYELPGRGPIGANCMANRRDFKTPVAAFEDREVPSTVTVKWCGQFHRTGIGQSPLDVVAWHGNYAPCKYDLRDYCPIGAILFDHPDPSIFTVLTAPSGVPGTANIDFVLFRERWMVMEDTFRPPWYHKNIMSELMGNIYGQYDAKPQGFVPGGMSLHNMMLPHGPDKNAFEGASNADLKPEKLDNTMSFMFETRFPQHLTAFAADEAPLQDDYIDCWSDIDKKFDGTPGRK
- the fahA gene encoding fumarylacetoacetase, with the translated sequence MPLMKSWVDSANAADHPFPLNNLPYGVFSTPGSDPRCGVAIGDMILDMAAAEDAGLVDPGTGPLFDVPFWNEVMEEGPEIWTALRDRLTAILSEGSADRAAAEPLLVAQADAEMHLPFLVSEYTDFYAGRHHAFNVGTMFRGAENALPPNWLHIPIGYNGRASSVVVSGTPVRRPWGQIKGPDDDLPRFAPCARFDIELEMGAVVGQPSDGPVTVAEADAMIFGYVLLNDWSARDIQAWEYQPLGPFQAKATATSISPWIVTRAALEPFRCDTPAREFELLDHLKDCGPMLYDIDLSVTLAPEGGAQTTIARTNYREMYYSAAQQLAHHSTSGCPMNPGDLLGSGTISGPTKPERGSLLELSWGGREPITLDGGQTRSFVEDGDTLTLQGAARGDGYTIGFGTCTGKALAALDDPYAR
- a CDS encoding MBL fold metallo-hydrolase codes for the protein MAKAFASQGDLTEKEISFTEIGEGLYAFTAEGDPNSGVIIGDDSVMIVEAQATPRLARKVIDCVRSVTDKPISHVVLTHYHAVRVLGASAFGASQVVMSEKARSMVVERGQEDWDSEFDRFPRLFQGHEEIPGLTWPTTTFEGRMSIYLGNRRVDLMQPGRAHTAGDIVVYVPDQNVMFTGDIVEYHSACYCGDGHFHDWPRTLEAIRRFDLDAIAPGRGDALVGRDMVNAALDLTGDFIRSTYRPAARVALRGGSLKDAWDAVRAECDPKFSDYAIYEHCLPFNVARAYDEARDIDTPRIWTAQRDKDMWEALQG
- a CDS encoding FAD-dependent oxidoreductase; the encoded protein is MAYDYTPFEYVAPPGLTATEPRHKVAIVGAGPIGLAMAIDLALRGVASVVLDDNNVVSVGSRAICWSKRALEIFDRLGVGTRMLDKGVTWRVGRNFHGDDEVYSFDLLPEEGHKYPAFINLQQYHVEQYLVDRAREFPDLIDLRFNNKVVGHDDRGDHVRLEVETPDGPYSIEAEYYIACDGAGSATRTRMGLDFTGQTFEEQFLIADIEMEDSPFGDEDVPERWFWFDPPFHPGKSALLHMQPDNIYRIDLQLDPGADAGEEVKEEKVIPRIKAIVGDKPFRFDWLSVYKFRCIKLDRFVHGRVIFAGDSAHVVSPFGARGGNGGIQDIDNLGWKLAAVLAGDAPRALLDTYDEERSHGSAENILNSARSTNFMTPKTPIKALFRAEALRLAHDQPFARKLLNSGRLSLPCSLEGMALQTPGSAQVPPGSAMPDAPLHGPDGDSWLLDEVQGSFTLVGFGDVILPDVPGLRRIGINHRADYPCFIATNRHALRRYGDGRTYLFRPDGHVCAVFGNQPTAAEVITARDRALGADLPQDDNEETAA
- a CDS encoding DUF2783 domain-containing protein translates to MTADAPVITPDRLNPDHDDFYAALMQVHDGLDEAASHALNARLVLMMANRIGDVDALRELLETARSYSDA
- the maiA gene encoding maleylacetoacetate isomerase; this encodes MPETVLYDYWRSSASYRVRIALNLAGIDWRAVPVDLVKGEHRAPEHLARNPQGLVPVLEIDGLRLTQSLAILDYLDRTRDLGLLPGDPAERARVQALAHAIAVDIHPVCNLSVASHAAALTTDPEATRKGWMQRFIRPGLQAFETLLGQFEQAPYCCGETPGLADLCLVPQLYNARRWEVRIDDLPRLLAADAACARHHAFDAARPDACKPGN
- a CDS encoding GDP-mannose 4,6-dehydratase, which codes for MKRILITGTAGFIGFHLARLLLDDGMQVHGIDGMTDYYDVTLKRRRHQILHQKPGFSATETMLEDAEAIMRAARDFAPDAIVHLAAQAGVRYSLEQPRSYVDSNITGTFNVMEAARELRVQHLLMASTSSVYGANTDIPYRETDKADLPLTIYAATKKATEAMGHSYAHLHDLPTTMFRFFTVYGPWGRPDMAYFKFTRAILDGQPIDIYNHGDMYRDFTYVDDLVRGIRLLIDAVPHRPEPAAAIPEGDSLSPVAPYRIVNIGNSRKVRLLDFVEAIEAELGRKATRNMMDMQPGDVPATWADATLLRTLTGYAPTTEFREGIAHFVAWYRDYYGK